A part of Babylonia areolata isolate BAREFJ2019XMU chromosome 6, ASM4173473v1, whole genome shotgun sequence genomic DNA contains:
- the LOC143283334 gene encoding uncharacterized protein LOC143283334 isoform X1, whose protein sequence is MLLRKILIPCKAVPVLVWMTVMLAAENHAANIYLEAATSRGNPRTVQRSNARKGVAVRLGTGESIHMTFCLRQTTLIQVLNVLYSNDGNNETVGVAVDDRSFLGTFTSHNRSDWGRLWNVFLPSPTFPHTLALYPGWHTLRVGVLSAPSDGIEVDSVRMWFSDEGLTRAMLDCLLVCTSSLPAVPPNTGAQLWQDASAKQASYRTECAEEDNVKVPLYLGGISEYTVTATMPTYVSFANRREANTTGCGFLSPVLFSFTRLSNKQSFSATTPGASLFGYRSPGSGKQVLRIEFQLQGRSKGLVDAEIGSVLTTHFRKTDADIVVRIAYLGRKGRLTGRKNTVVRAPSRQYVQHFEDHTWREGTNVVLLEFQSTGPADVTGVTLERRPMRGEKVQTVYRSDSLVVEAVEVDFWWRRPESLILVNGETGQTWTPVDFFRVSLHVPWNGGFAQVFVMYQDGNVRLAPLPPPGMDWIPFGSSVIIGYSDPAHLRPSAPVTSVTFYPSTLSFHVRYQDGGSVKLKLSSTQTQTLLVVKDIESSGRNVWGKPFATFRSMHVEDGNSDCDSVLVDGKSYRSVMDNWGTLKGSSFFFFRRCESQHLTLSPDMRVDVKKTSLVHGNGAGVSSNNWWWEIYSRSNVEPTQSFQ, encoded by the exons ATGCTCCTTCGAAAAATCCTGATTCCTTGCAAAGCTGTGCCAGTGTTGGTTTGGATGACTGTCATGCTGGCAGCAGAAAACCATGCTGCCAACATCTACTTGGAAGCAGCCACCAGCCGTGGGAATCCCCGCACAGTGCAGCGTTCCAATGCCAGGAAGGGCGTGGCTGTTCGACTGGGAACAGGGGAAAGCATCCACATGACGTTTTGTTTGAGGCAGACGACTTTGATTCAG GTGCTTAATGTCCTGTATTCCAACGACGGCAACAACGAAACCGTGGGCGTAGCGGTGGACGACAGGTCATTCCTGGGTACGTTCACCTCGCACAACCGCTCGGATTGGGGACGTCTGTGGAACGTCTTCCTGCCCAGTCCCACCTTCCCGCACACCCTGGCTCTGTACCCAGGGTGGCACACTCTACGTGTCGGGGTGCTCTCCGCACCTTCGGACGGTATCGAGGTGGATTCAGTGCGAATGTGGTTCAGTGACGAGGGTTTGACGAGGGCTATGCTGGACTGCCTGTTGGTGTGTACGTCATCTCTGCCGGCTGTTCCGCCCAATACTGGGGCGCAGCTGTGGCAAGACGCCAGTGCAAAACAAGCCAGCTACCGCACTGAATGTGCTGAAGAGGACAACGTGAAG GTGCCGTTGTATTTGGGAGGGATCTCGGAGTACACTGTGACAGCCACAATGCCCACGTACGTGTCTTTCGCCAACCGGAGAGAGGCCAACACCACGGGCTGTGGCTTTCTGTCCCCAGTGCTCTTCTCCTTCACCCGCCTGTCAAACAAG CAGTCCTTCTCCGCAACAACTCCAGGGGCCAGTCTGTTTGGGTACCGGTCCCCTGGCAGTGGCAAACAG GTACTCCGGATAGAGTTTCAGCTCCAGGGTCGCTCAAAAGGTCTCGTGGATGCTGAAATAGGTTCAGTTCTGACAACACACTTCCGGAAAACTGATGCGGATATTGTCGTTAGAATTGCCTATCTTGGAAG GAAAGGCCGGCTAACAGGCAGGAAGAACACTGTGGTGCGTGCCCCCAGCAGGCAGTACGTGCAGCACTTTGAGGACCATACGTGGAGGGAAGGCACCAACGTCGTCCTGCTGGAGTTCCAGTCCACGGGTCCTGCTGACGTCACTGGCGTCACGCTGGAGCGCAGACCAATGCGCGGAGAAAAG GTCCAGACAGTCTACAGGTCGGACAGTCTGGTAGTGGAAGCGGTGGAGGTGGACTTTTGGTGGCGGAGGCCGGAATCATTGATACTGGTGAACGGGGAGACGGGGCAGACGTGGACTCCCGTGGACTTCTTCAGGGTCTCCCTGCACGTGCCCTGGAACGGAGGCTTCGCCCAG GTGTTCGTCATGTACCAGGACGGCAACGTACGCCTGGCACCACTACCTCCCCCTGGCATGGACTGGATCCCTTTCGGCTCCTCCGTCATCATTGGGTACAGTGACCCCGCCCACCTTCGACCTTCTGCCCCCGTGACCTCCGTCACCTTCTACCCTTCAACTCTCTCCTTTCACGTGCGGTACCAGGACGGGGGATCTGTCAAGTTAAAACTGTCCTCCACCCAGACGCAGACACTGTTGGTTGTCAAAGATATAGAGAGCAGCGGTAGAAACGTTTGGGGAAAGCCTTTTGCCACTTTTAGGTCCATGCATGTCGAGGACGGTAACTCGGATTGTGACTCCGTCCTCGTGGATGGAAAGAGTTACCGTTCCGTTATGGACAACTGGGGCACTTTGAAGGGCagctcgttcttcttctttcgaCGCTGCGAGTCCCAGCACCTCACCCTGAGCCCTGACATGAGGGTCGACGTGAAGAAGACGTCACTCGTGCATGGGAACGGTGCTGGAGTTTCTTCAAACAATTGGTGGTGGGAGATATATTCGCGGTCAAACGTTGAGCCCACACAGTCGTTCCAATAA
- the LOC143283334 gene encoding uncharacterized protein LOC143283334 isoform X2, which produces MLLRKILIPCKAVPVLVWMTVMLAAENHAANIYLEAATSRGNPRTVQRSNARKGVAVRLGTGESIHMTFCLRQTTLIQVLNVLYSNDGNNETVGVAVDDRSFLGTFTSHNRSDWGRLWNVFLPSPTFPHTLALYPGWHTLRVGVLSAPSDGIEVDSVRMWFSDEGLTRAMLDCLLVCTSSLPAVPPNTGAQLWQDASAKQASYRTECAEEDNVKVPLYLGGISEYTVTATMPTYVSFANRREANTTGCGFLSPVLFSFTRLSNKSFSATTPGASLFGYRSPGSGKQVLRIEFQLQGRSKGLVDAEIGSVLTTHFRKTDADIVVRIAYLGRKGRLTGRKNTVVRAPSRQYVQHFEDHTWREGTNVVLLEFQSTGPADVTGVTLERRPMRGEKVQTVYRSDSLVVEAVEVDFWWRRPESLILVNGETGQTWTPVDFFRVSLHVPWNGGFAQVFVMYQDGNVRLAPLPPPGMDWIPFGSSVIIGYSDPAHLRPSAPVTSVTFYPSTLSFHVRYQDGGSVKLKLSSTQTQTLLVVKDIESSGRNVWGKPFATFRSMHVEDGNSDCDSVLVDGKSYRSVMDNWGTLKGSSFFFFRRCESQHLTLSPDMRVDVKKTSLVHGNGAGVSSNNWWWEIYSRSNVEPTQSFQ; this is translated from the exons ATGCTCCTTCGAAAAATCCTGATTCCTTGCAAAGCTGTGCCAGTGTTGGTTTGGATGACTGTCATGCTGGCAGCAGAAAACCATGCTGCCAACATCTACTTGGAAGCAGCCACCAGCCGTGGGAATCCCCGCACAGTGCAGCGTTCCAATGCCAGGAAGGGCGTGGCTGTTCGACTGGGAACAGGGGAAAGCATCCACATGACGTTTTGTTTGAGGCAGACGACTTTGATTCAG GTGCTTAATGTCCTGTATTCCAACGACGGCAACAACGAAACCGTGGGCGTAGCGGTGGACGACAGGTCATTCCTGGGTACGTTCACCTCGCACAACCGCTCGGATTGGGGACGTCTGTGGAACGTCTTCCTGCCCAGTCCCACCTTCCCGCACACCCTGGCTCTGTACCCAGGGTGGCACACTCTACGTGTCGGGGTGCTCTCCGCACCTTCGGACGGTATCGAGGTGGATTCAGTGCGAATGTGGTTCAGTGACGAGGGTTTGACGAGGGCTATGCTGGACTGCCTGTTGGTGTGTACGTCATCTCTGCCGGCTGTTCCGCCCAATACTGGGGCGCAGCTGTGGCAAGACGCCAGTGCAAAACAAGCCAGCTACCGCACTGAATGTGCTGAAGAGGACAACGTGAAG GTGCCGTTGTATTTGGGAGGGATCTCGGAGTACACTGTGACAGCCACAATGCCCACGTACGTGTCTTTCGCCAACCGGAGAGAGGCCAACACCACGGGCTGTGGCTTTCTGTCCCCAGTGCTCTTCTCCTTCACCCGCCTGTCAAACAAG TCCTTCTCCGCAACAACTCCAGGGGCCAGTCTGTTTGGGTACCGGTCCCCTGGCAGTGGCAAACAG GTACTCCGGATAGAGTTTCAGCTCCAGGGTCGCTCAAAAGGTCTCGTGGATGCTGAAATAGGTTCAGTTCTGACAACACACTTCCGGAAAACTGATGCGGATATTGTCGTTAGAATTGCCTATCTTGGAAG GAAAGGCCGGCTAACAGGCAGGAAGAACACTGTGGTGCGTGCCCCCAGCAGGCAGTACGTGCAGCACTTTGAGGACCATACGTGGAGGGAAGGCACCAACGTCGTCCTGCTGGAGTTCCAGTCCACGGGTCCTGCTGACGTCACTGGCGTCACGCTGGAGCGCAGACCAATGCGCGGAGAAAAG GTCCAGACAGTCTACAGGTCGGACAGTCTGGTAGTGGAAGCGGTGGAGGTGGACTTTTGGTGGCGGAGGCCGGAATCATTGATACTGGTGAACGGGGAGACGGGGCAGACGTGGACTCCCGTGGACTTCTTCAGGGTCTCCCTGCACGTGCCCTGGAACGGAGGCTTCGCCCAG GTGTTCGTCATGTACCAGGACGGCAACGTACGCCTGGCACCACTACCTCCCCCTGGCATGGACTGGATCCCTTTCGGCTCCTCCGTCATCATTGGGTACAGTGACCCCGCCCACCTTCGACCTTCTGCCCCCGTGACCTCCGTCACCTTCTACCCTTCAACTCTCTCCTTTCACGTGCGGTACCAGGACGGGGGATCTGTCAAGTTAAAACTGTCCTCCACCCAGACGCAGACACTGTTGGTTGTCAAAGATATAGAGAGCAGCGGTAGAAACGTTTGGGGAAAGCCTTTTGCCACTTTTAGGTCCATGCATGTCGAGGACGGTAACTCGGATTGTGACTCCGTCCTCGTGGATGGAAAGAGTTACCGTTCCGTTATGGACAACTGGGGCACTTTGAAGGGCagctcgttcttcttctttcgaCGCTGCGAGTCCCAGCACCTCACCCTGAGCCCTGACATGAGGGTCGACGTGAAGAAGACGTCACTCGTGCATGGGAACGGTGCTGGAGTTTCTTCAAACAATTGGTGGTGGGAGATATATTCGCGGTCAAACGTTGAGCCCACACAGTCGTTCCAATAA